One Acidimicrobiia bacterium genomic window carries:
- a CDS encoding mismatch-specific DNA-glycosylase, producing MARAPSPFSLPLMLVRRYRATVVGETTVLRVTRSWDPEHLAAVVLGGGFSCDAVEAGDDSWRVQATRQRTLPDTVGPGLRALLVGLNPSLYSADAGVGFARPGNRFWPAALAAGLVTRDRDPLDALCAHGVGMTDLVKRATARADELSDDEFRAGAARVRALVEWLTPASVCFVGLSGYRIAVDRRAVAGWQRERFGGAATYVMPNPSGLNAHAPPAVLAEHLRVFGLGLH from the coding sequence GTGGCGCGCGCCCCTTCACCGTTCTCGTTGCCGCTCATGCTCGTGAGGCGCTACCGCGCGACGGTGGTGGGCGAAACGACCGTGCTGCGCGTCACGCGATCGTGGGACCCCGAGCACCTGGCTGCGGTCGTGCTCGGCGGCGGATTCTCGTGTGATGCCGTCGAGGCCGGCGACGACTCGTGGCGCGTGCAGGCGACCCGGCAGCGGACGCTGCCCGACACCGTCGGCCCGGGCCTGCGCGCCCTGCTCGTCGGACTCAATCCGAGCCTCTACTCGGCCGATGCCGGGGTCGGCTTCGCGCGGCCGGGCAACCGGTTCTGGCCCGCCGCGCTCGCCGCGGGTCTCGTCACGCGCGATCGCGATCCTCTCGACGCGCTCTGCGCACACGGTGTCGGCATGACCGATCTCGTGAAGCGCGCGACCGCACGCGCCGACGAGCTCTCCGACGACGAGTTCCGCGCCGGCGCGGCGCGCGTCCGCGCGCTCGTCGAATGGCTCACACCCGCGTCGGTGTGCTTCGTCGGACTCTCGGGCTACCGGATCGCGGTCGACCGGCGCGCGGTCGCGGGCTGGCAGCGCGAGCGTTTCGGTGGCGCGGCGACCTACGTGATGCCGAATCCGAGTGGTCTCAACGCGCACGCGCCACCCGCGGTGCTTGCCGAGCACCTACGGGTGTTCGGCCTCGGCCTGCACTGA
- a CDS encoding DUF427 domain-containing protein — protein sequence MSGAAEGHVITTDPVSARVTVTVHGETVADSTNARVLHETGLPDRLYIPRTDIAMDKLVPTETTSHCPFKGDAVYWSAKVNGGAVTDVAWSYPHPLAGREDITELVCFFDEKVDEIAVDGAAITKPTTPWSVQAEAEHP from the coding sequence ATGAGTGGCGCAGCCGAGGGTCACGTCATCACGACCGACCCGGTCTCGGCGCGGGTCACGGTCACGGTGCACGGCGAGACGGTGGCCGACAGCACGAACGCACGGGTCCTGCACGAGACCGGCCTCCCCGACCGGCTCTACATCCCGCGTACCGACATCGCGATGGACAAGCTCGTGCCGACCGAGACGACGAGTCACTGCCCGTTCAAGGGCGACGCGGTGTACTGGTCGGCGAAGGTGAACGGCGGCGCGGTCACCGACGTGGCGTGGAGCTACCCGCACCCGCTTGCCGGTCGCGAGGACATCACCGAGCTCGTGTGCTTCTTCGACGAGAAGGTCGACGAGATCGCGGTCGACGGCGCGGCGATCACGAAGCCGACGACGCCCTGGTCAGTGCAGGCCGAGGCCGAACACCCGTAG
- the tal gene encoding transaldolase, with the protein MKHSSIAKLPEFGQSPWYDNLTRAYATGGLKLLMERDGIRGVTSNPTIYEKALAAGDDYDAQLAKLAKSGTEAKDSYWELVTTDIRDAADLLRPVYDANDGADGFVSVEVDPDYAHNAKDTVTQAAELFSRVDRPNVMIKIPGTRECLPGITETIAAGINVNVTLIFALKRHGEVIEAYLAGLEQLAAKGGDLSKVNSVASFFVSRVDTETDRRLPEGHELRGKAAVANAKLAYRLFEQTFSGKRWDALAAKGARVQRPLWASTSTKNPAYSPTLYVDELIGPHTVNTLAQASIDALQDHEGLRAGTVTEGVDDAQATIDALASAGVDFDDVTDTLEREGVASFSASFHDALDTLTKKARELAQS; encoded by the coding sequence ATGAAGCACAGTTCCATCGCGAAGCTGCCCGAGTTCGGGCAGAGCCCCTGGTACGACAACCTCACCCGCGCGTACGCCACCGGCGGCCTGAAGCTGCTGATGGAGCGCGACGGCATCCGTGGCGTCACGTCGAACCCGACGATCTACGAGAAGGCGCTCGCCGCGGGCGACGACTACGACGCGCAGCTCGCGAAGCTGGCGAAGTCCGGCACCGAGGCGAAGGATTCGTACTGGGAGCTCGTCACCACCGACATCCGCGACGCCGCGGATCTGCTGCGGCCGGTCTACGACGCGAACGACGGTGCCGATGGCTTCGTGTCGGTCGAGGTCGACCCGGATTACGCGCACAACGCCAAGGACACGGTGACGCAGGCGGCCGAGCTCTTCTCGCGCGTCGACCGCCCGAACGTGATGATCAAGATCCCCGGCACGCGTGAGTGCCTGCCCGGGATCACCGAGACGATCGCGGCCGGCATCAACGTGAACGTCACCTTGATCTTTGCCCTGAAGCGCCACGGCGAAGTGATCGAGGCGTACCTCGCGGGTCTCGAACAGCTCGCGGCGAAGGGCGGCGACCTCTCGAAGGTGAACAGCGTGGCGTCGTTCTTCGTGAGCCGCGTCGACACCGAGACCGACCGCCGGCTGCCGGAAGGGCACGAGCTGCGGGGCAAGGCCGCGGTCGCGAACGCGAAGCTCGCGTACCGGCTCTTCGAGCAGACGTTCAGCGGGAAGCGCTGGGACGCGCTCGCCGCGAAGGGCGCGCGAGTGCAACGTCCGCTGTGGGCATCGACGTCGACGAAGAACCCTGCCTACTCCCCCACGCTCTACGTCGACGAGCTCATCGGCCCGCACACCGTCAACACGCTTGCCCAGGCGTCGATCGACGCGCTGCAGGACCACGAGGGCCTACGGGCGGGCACGGTCACCGAGGGCGTCGACGACGCGCAGGCGACCATCGACGCGCTCGCGAGCGCGGGTGTCGACTTCGACGACGTCACCGACACGCTCGAGCGCGAAGGCGTCGCCTCCTTCTCCGCCAGCTTCCACGACGCGCTCGACACGCTGACGAAGAAGGCGCGCGAGCTGGCGCAGTCATGA
- the tkt gene encoding transketolase: MTDADLEQRAINVIRGLSMDAVQRAENGHPGTPMALAPLAHVLFTRVMTYAASDPDWPDRDHFVLSAGHASMLLYSMLYLCGYGLELDDLRNFRQWGSRTPGHPERLHTRGVEVTTGPLGQGFANGIGMAIAEQHLRQRFGPEVSNHHVFAICSDGDLEEGISHESASLAGHLGLGRIVYVYDDNHITIDGPTELAYTDDVPKRFEAYGWHVVQLGEAANDCDALEGGLRAGMAEADRPTLVVLRSHIGWPSPKYTDSEFAHGNALGADEVAKVKEILGLPAEDFYAPDDVIELYRAAGRRGLVHRDEWRDRVKAWSTTNPERATEYEACLTGRGLDGWAAKLPTWQPGESIATRAASGKVLTEIYDVVPGLVGGGADLSGNTGTLVKSTTAMTTGDLSGRLIHFGVREHAMGSVMNGMAVSGTIPFGGTFFVFSDYMRPAARLAAIQQAKVAFVWTHDSIGVGPDGPTHQPVEQLAAIRAIPQLRVIRPADANEVAQAWRAHIDGAGPTAMILSRQSVSIVEGTAERAEAGVARGAYVLADEPDAKKLDLVLVGTGSEVEVCARARRALLDEGLSVRLVSMPSWDLFEAQPADARAEVLPPGAPTLAVEAASSFGWSRYADEVVSIDRFGASAPGDVVLERFGFTPEYVADRARALLGLADPPPPMPNEDVPA; encoded by the coding sequence GTGACCGATGCCGACCTGGAACAGCGGGCGATCAACGTCATCCGCGGGCTCTCGATGGACGCGGTGCAGCGCGCCGAGAACGGGCACCCGGGGACGCCGATGGCGCTCGCGCCGCTCGCGCACGTGCTCTTCACCCGCGTCATGACCTACGCGGCGAGCGACCCGGACTGGCCGGACCGCGACCACTTCGTCCTGTCCGCGGGCCACGCGTCGATGCTCCTGTACTCGATGTTGTACCTCTGTGGTTACGGCCTCGAGCTCGACGACCTCCGCAACTTCCGCCAGTGGGGTTCGCGCACACCCGGCCACCCCGAGCGCCTGCACACGCGCGGGGTCGAGGTCACGACGGGCCCGCTCGGGCAGGGCTTCGCGAACGGCATCGGCATGGCGATCGCGGAGCAGCACCTGCGCCAGCGCTTCGGACCCGAGGTCAGCAATCACCACGTGTTCGCGATCTGCAGCGACGGCGACCTCGAAGAGGGCATCAGCCACGAGTCCGCATCGCTCGCGGGCCACCTCGGACTCGGCCGGATCGTGTACGTCTACGACGACAACCACATCACGATCGACGGCCCGACCGAGCTCGCGTACACCGACGACGTGCCCAAGCGCTTCGAGGCGTACGGCTGGCACGTCGTGCAGCTCGGCGAAGCCGCCAACGACTGCGACGCGCTCGAGGGCGGACTGCGCGCGGGAATGGCGGAAGCGGATCGGCCGACGCTCGTCGTGCTGCGCAGCCACATCGGCTGGCCGTCGCCGAAGTACACCGACAGCGAGTTCGCGCACGGGAACGCGCTCGGCGCCGACGAGGTCGCGAAGGTGAAGGAGATCCTCGGGCTCCCGGCCGAAGACTTCTACGCGCCCGACGACGTGATCGAGCTGTACCGCGCCGCGGGCCGGCGCGGTCTCGTGCACCGTGACGAATGGCGCGACCGCGTGAAGGCGTGGAGCACCACGAACCCCGAGCGCGCGACGGAGTACGAGGCGTGCCTCACGGGCCGCGGGCTCGACGGCTGGGCCGCGAAGCTGCCGACCTGGCAGCCCGGTGAGTCGATCGCAACCCGCGCCGCGAGCGGCAAGGTGCTCACCGAGATCTACGACGTCGTGCCCGGGCTCGTCGGCGGTGGCGCCGACCTCTCCGGCAACACCGGCACGCTCGTGAAGAGCACGACCGCGATGACGACCGGCGATCTCAGCGGCCGGCTCATCCACTTCGGCGTGCGCGAGCACGCGATGGGTTCGGTCATGAACGGCATGGCCGTGTCGGGCACGATCCCGTTCGGTGGCACGTTCTTCGTCTTCTCCGACTACATGCGGCCCGCCGCGCGCCTCGCCGCGATCCAGCAGGCCAAGGTCGCGTTCGTGTGGACGCACGACTCGATCGGAGTCGGTCCCGACGGCCCGACCCACCAACCGGTCGAGCAGCTCGCGGCGATCCGCGCGATCCCGCAACTGCGCGTGATCCGTCCCGCCGACGCGAACGAGGTCGCGCAGGCGTGGCGTGCCCACATCGACGGCGCCGGCCCGACCGCGATGATCCTCTCGCGACAGTCGGTGTCGATCGTCGAGGGCACCGCGGAGCGCGCCGAGGCGGGCGTGGCGAGGGGCGCGTACGTGCTCGCCGACGAGCCCGACGCGAAGAAGCTCGACCTCGTGCTCGTCGGCACCGGTTCCGAGGTCGAGGTGTGCGCACGCGCACGGCGCGCGCTGCTCGACGAAGGACTGTCGGTGCGGCTCGTGTCGATGCCGTCGTGGGATCTCTTCGAGGCGCAGCCCGCCGATGCACGCGCCGAGGTGCTGCCGCCCGGCGCGCCGACGCTCGCGGTCGAGGCGGCCTCGTCGTTCGGCTGGTCGCGCTACGCCGACGAAGTCGTGTCGATCGACCGCTTCGGCGCGTCGGCTCCTGGCGATGTCGTGCTCGAACGGTTCGGCTTCACACCCGAGTACGTCGCCGACCGCGCCCGCGCGCTCCTCGGTCTCGCAGACCCCCCGCCCCCCATGCCGAACGAGGACGTCCCTGCATGA
- a CDS encoding FIST N-terminal domain-containing protein, protein MTSRYAAALSVHPVAFEAVGAVAGEILDQLEGERPDLVVCFVSRHHVPAFADIASGLRAILEPDVLVGATAVAVAGGAREIEDEPGITVWAANWGGGRASGFSLDVRREGDAVRVEGWPGDLEAGSTVLFLADPFTFPVVELLDQCNELLPGVHVIGGLASAGAMPGGNRLVLDDRVVPGGAVGVVLSPAIGVRTIVSQGCRPVGSPFTVTKAEGNVVHELGGQRAIARLEELVARADDRDRELLAQGLHVGVVVDEHKTEFERGDFLVRAVLAADQRSGALTIGDDVGVGQVLQFHVRDSDSATDDLVAALGSRCAGAGLLFTCTGRGRRMFGSPDHDTGVVEEQLGPMALAGAFCAGEIGPVGGRNFLHSFTASLALFD, encoded by the coding sequence GTGACCTCCCGCTACGCGGCCGCGTTGTCGGTGCACCCCGTGGCGTTCGAAGCGGTCGGTGCGGTCGCGGGCGAGATCCTCGACCAGCTCGAGGGCGAGCGGCCCGATCTCGTCGTGTGCTTCGTGTCGCGCCACCACGTCCCCGCGTTCGCCGACATCGCGTCGGGCCTGCGCGCCATCCTCGAGCCCGACGTGCTCGTCGGTGCAACGGCGGTCGCAGTGGCCGGCGGTGCGCGCGAGATCGAGGACGAGCCCGGGATCACGGTGTGGGCCGCGAACTGGGGCGGCGGCCGGGCGAGCGGTTTCTCGCTCGACGTCCGGCGCGAGGGCGACGCGGTGCGCGTCGAAGGCTGGCCCGGCGACCTCGAGGCCGGGTCGACGGTGCTGTTCCTGGCCGATCCGTTCACGTTTCCCGTCGTCGAGCTGCTCGACCAGTGCAACGAGCTACTCCCGGGCGTGCACGTGATCGGCGGTCTCGCATCGGCCGGCGCGATGCCGGGCGGCAACCGTCTCGTCCTCGACGACCGTGTCGTGCCCGGCGGCGCGGTCGGTGTCGTGCTGTCGCCCGCGATTGGTGTGCGCACGATCGTGTCGCAGGGCTGCCGGCCGGTCGGCAGCCCCTTCACCGTGACGAAGGCCGAGGGCAACGTCGTGCACGAGCTCGGTGGGCAGCGCGCGATCGCGCGGCTCGAGGAGCTCGTCGCGCGCGCCGACGACCGCGATCGCGAGCTGCTCGCGCAGGGACTGCACGTCGGAGTGGTCGTCGACGAGCACAAGACCGAGTTCGAGCGCGGCGACTTCCTCGTGCGCGCGGTGCTCGCCGCGGACCAACGCAGCGGCGCGCTCACCATCGGCGACGACGTGGGCGTCGGCCAGGTGCTGCAGTTCCACGTGCGCGATTCCGATTCCGCGACCGACGACCTCGTCGCTGCGCTGGGCAGTCGTTGCGCGGGTGCCGGCCTGCTGTTCACGTGTACCGGGCGCGGTCGGCGGATGTTCGGAAGCCCGGATCACGACACCGGCGTCGTCGAGGAGCAGCTGGGACCAATGGCCCTCGCGGGCGCGTTCTGCGCGGGCGAGATCGGCCCCGTCGGCGGCCGCAACTTCCTGCACAGCTTCACCGCCAGCCTCGCGCTGTTCGACTGA
- a CDS encoding amidohydrolase family protein, which produces MTVVAGAGIVADGLAVDSPAWVEHEDGVITAVGAGPRVGADSVDGAVLVPGFVDVQINGVGAVDFARADVDGWRAALRVQARHGVTACCPTLVSAPLASYVEPLTIAATLRNATREHETAVVGVHLEGPFLGGAPGAHVLEHLRPVDEPWLRGVLDTLPGVVRVVTLAPEADEGLRATRMLHDAGVVVAIGHSTATYDEARAAADAGARLVTHLFNGMGPLHHREPGVAGAALDDPRLTPSVIADLVHVHPAALRVAIAAKRSVAIVTDAVAVGGSLEWSERDGAARLADGTLAGAVAPMDVAVRNVVGLGVPLARAVEMAATIPCEVLGLADRGRLEPGRRADFVALDRETLQVRAVWIEGRRVEL; this is translated from the coding sequence ATGACCGTCGTCGCGGGCGCGGGCATCGTCGCCGACGGGCTCGCGGTCGACTCGCCCGCGTGGGTCGAGCACGAAGACGGCGTCATCACCGCGGTCGGTGCGGGGCCGCGTGTGGGTGCCGACAGCGTCGACGGCGCGGTGCTCGTACCGGGCTTCGTCGACGTCCAGATCAACGGCGTCGGCGCGGTCGACTTCGCACGCGCCGACGTCGACGGGTGGCGCGCCGCGCTGCGCGTGCAGGCGCGCCACGGTGTGACGGCGTGCTGCCCGACGCTCGTATCGGCACCGCTCGCCTCGTACGTCGAGCCGCTGACGATCGCCGCGACGTTGCGCAACGCCACGCGTGAGCACGAGACGGCCGTCGTCGGAGTGCACCTCGAGGGCCCGTTCCTCGGCGGCGCGCCCGGCGCGCACGTGCTCGAGCACCTGCGTCCGGTCGACGAGCCGTGGCTGCGGGGTGTGCTCGACACCTTGCCCGGAGTCGTCCGCGTGGTGACGCTCGCACCCGAGGCCGACGAGGGATTGCGCGCGACTCGAATGCTGCACGACGCGGGCGTCGTGGTCGCGATCGGGCACAGCACCGCGACGTACGACGAGGCGCGCGCCGCAGCCGACGCCGGCGCGCGCCTCGTGACGCACCTTTTCAACGGGATGGGTCCGTTGCATCACCGTGAGCCGGGAGTGGCAGGCGCGGCGCTCGACGACCCGCGCCTCACGCCGTCGGTCATCGCCGACCTCGTGCACGTGCACCCCGCGGCACTGCGTGTCGCGATCGCGGCGAAGCGCTCGGTCGCGATCGTGACCGACGCGGTCGCCGTCGGCGGTTCGCTCGAATGGTCGGAGCGCGACGGCGCAGCCCGGCTCGCCGACGGCACGCTCGCGGGCGCGGTCGCGCCGATGGACGTGGCCGTGCGCAACGTCGTCGGGCTGGGCGTGCCGCTCGCCCGGGCGGTGGAGATGGCGGCGACGATCCCCTGCGAGGTACTGGGCCTTGCCGACCGGGGACGCCTCGAACCCGGCCGGCGCGCCGACTTCGTGGCCCTCGACCGCGAGACGCTCCAGGTCCGGGCGGTCTGGATCGAGGGCCGGCGCGTCGAGCTCTGA
- a CDS encoding glycosyltransferase family 2 protein, which yields MSDQPAADDGEALPIAISVVMPAYNEATIIEQSLATVLGGMRGSGERFEVVVVENGSTDDTEERAGKVAADEPEVRVIHLATADYGEALRAGLLSALGEVVVNFDCDYYDVAFVQQALARLRDADSPATIVVGSKRAPGAEDRRSWTRRMVTATFSTMLRVGFGLTVSDTHGMKALRRAPLLPVVARCRFGRDLFDTELILRAERAGLAVAEIPVDVEELRPARTPVARRIPRTLFGLARLWFVLRTSRRE from the coding sequence GTGAGCGATCAGCCGGCGGCGGACGACGGCGAGGCGTTGCCGATCGCGATCAGTGTCGTCATGCCCGCGTACAACGAGGCGACGATCATCGAGCAGTCGCTCGCGACGGTGCTCGGCGGGATGCGCGGCTCCGGCGAGCGCTTCGAGGTCGTCGTCGTCGAGAACGGGTCGACCGACGACACGGAGGAGCGCGCCGGCAAGGTCGCAGCCGACGAGCCCGAGGTGCGCGTGATCCACCTCGCGACCGCCGACTACGGCGAAGCGTTGCGCGCCGGCTTGCTCTCCGCGCTCGGCGAGGTCGTCGTGAACTTCGACTGCGACTACTACGACGTCGCGTTCGTTCAGCAGGCGTTGGCCCGGCTGCGCGACGCGGACTCGCCGGCGACGATCGTCGTCGGCTCGAAGCGCGCGCCGGGCGCCGAGGACCGCCGGAGTTGGACCCGGCGCATGGTGACCGCGACGTTCTCGACCATGCTGCGCGTCGGCTTCGGTCTCACGGTGAGCGACACGCACGGCATGAAGGCGTTGCGGCGCGCGCCGTTGCTGCCCGTCGTCGCGCGCTGTCGCTTCGGGCGCGACCTCTTCGACACCGAGCTCATCCTGCGCGCCGAGCGAGCCGGTCTCGCGGTCGCCGAGATCCCGGTCGACGTCGAGGAGCTGCGGCCCGCGCGCACGCCGGTCGCGCGCCGCATCCCCCGCACGCTGTTCGGGCTCGCCCGCCTCTGGTTCGTGCTGCGGACGTCGCGTCGCGAATGA
- a CDS encoding protein O-GlcNAcase: MPRDFRLRGIVEGFYGPPWTHEARREVLSFLAPRGMNAYVYAPKDDPFHRARWREPYPYDEQRALGELASFARALGVQFGFAISPGLDIDYESPSDREQLEAKLSPLLDAGVEWVVLALDDIPLAPDLAPRQAALTTWLYGWLRDRRAAAQLTVCPTEYVGTRPSPYLGELAAGVPDAVSLLWTGPTVCSPTITEADAAAWTAAVAPHAVILWDNYPVNDGTMSARLHLGPYEGRAPALADRLGGVLLNPMTQPHASLVALASAMAFLCDPDACDADAGWEAAIAAVGGDRHDSLRVLAHACADGPLRAPAALELATLVTALDEEAEGPGWASAARALSAALRATKAALTDWPATDALAEEVAAWVAAGGREVAAALAAVRLLQGTRPVGVIEADGTGRAAAPDAEALLQLVFGLVFAWSGARANREVVFGPRFVIYPAVVQTEDGRPAVDVGMTLWEDANVVDWLSRIALREYERWREAADETVRVMVDGNERAVAADGTFDGRGAMALLRSGRLVTRVRPGEELPMRDRRLP; the protein is encoded by the coding sequence GTGCCCCGTGACTTCCGCCTGCGCGGAATCGTCGAGGGCTTCTACGGCCCTCCGTGGACGCACGAGGCACGCCGTGAAGTCCTTTCGTTCCTCGCGCCGCGAGGGATGAACGCGTACGTGTACGCGCCGAAGGACGATCCGTTCCATCGCGCGCGCTGGCGCGAGCCGTATCCCTACGACGAGCAGCGCGCGCTCGGCGAGCTCGCGTCGTTCGCGCGCGCGCTCGGCGTGCAGTTCGGGTTCGCGATCTCGCCCGGCCTCGATATCGACTACGAGTCGCCGTCGGATCGCGAGCAGCTCGAAGCGAAGCTCTCGCCGCTGCTCGACGCGGGCGTCGAGTGGGTCGTGCTCGCGCTCGACGACATTCCGCTCGCTCCCGACCTCGCGCCGCGCCAGGCTGCGCTCACGACATGGTTGTACGGCTGGTTGCGCGATCGCCGCGCGGCCGCGCAGCTGACGGTGTGTCCGACCGAGTACGTCGGCACGCGCCCGTCGCCCTATCTCGGCGAGCTCGCGGCCGGCGTGCCCGACGCCGTGTCGTTGCTCTGGACCGGTCCGACCGTGTGCTCCCCCACGATCACCGAGGCCGACGCCGCTGCGTGGACCGCGGCCGTCGCGCCGCACGCGGTCATCCTCTGGGACAACTATCCGGTCAACGACGGGACGATGAGCGCGCGGCTGCACCTCGGCCCGTACGAAGGGCGCGCGCCTGCGCTCGCGGACCGGCTCGGCGGCGTGCTGCTCAACCCGATGACGCAGCCGCACGCCTCTCTGGTCGCGCTCGCGAGCGCGATGGCGTTCCTGTGCGATCCCGATGCGTGCGATGCCGACGCGGGATGGGAGGCGGCGATCGCGGCCGTCGGCGGTGATCGGCACGACTCGTTGCGGGTCCTCGCGCACGCCTGCGCCGACGGGCCGCTGCGTGCACCCGCTGCGCTCGAGCTCGCGACGCTGGTGACCGCGCTCGACGAGGAGGCCGAGGGCCCGGGCTGGGCGAGCGCGGCGCGTGCGTTGAGCGCCGCGCTGCGGGCAACAAAGGCGGCGCTGACCGACTGGCCGGCGACCGACGCGCTCGCCGAGGAGGTCGCGGCGTGGGTAGCCGCCGGCGGTCGTGAGGTCGCGGCCGCGCTCGCGGCGGTGCGATTGCTCCAGGGCACCCGGCCGGTCGGCGTCATCGAGGCCGACGGCACCGGTCGCGCCGCGGCGCCCGACGCGGAGGCCCTGCTCCAGCTCGTGTTCGGGCTCGTGTTCGCGTGGTCCGGCGCTCGGGCCAATCGCGAGGTGGTGTTCGGCCCGCGGTTCGTGATCTATCCCGCGGTGGTGCAGACCGAGGACGGCCGTCCCGCCGTCGACGTCGGCATGACGCTGTGGGAGGACGCGAACGTGGTCGACTGGTTGTCCCGCATCGCGCTCCGGGAGTACGAGCGCTGGCGGGAAGCAGCCGACGAGACGGTACGGGTGATGGTCGACGGGAACGAGCGGGCGGTCGCGGCGGACGGGACCTTCGACGGGCGCGGCGCGATGGCGCTGCTGCGGTCGGGGCGCCTCGTGACGCGCGTGCGTCCCGGCGAAGAGCTCCCGATGCGCGATCGGCGTCTGCCGTGA
- a CDS encoding AMP-binding protein — MNAAPDVLAVHAENQGDAVAVIVDGSGGARASTTTFAALNAMVNRLANGLLARGAQRGQRLVWCGPNSLEVIATIHAARKLGLVAVPLSYRFNAEEMAYVIDNSDATLVVADAEFAPLAASVRGELGKVRHFVSFGGPTPEGFEDWDAVLAGQSDAEPPPVAASEAGAQMIYTSGTTGKPKGALRTSTDRALVFALLAELNLLHEHAVHLTTGPLYHSGPLAFASLSHTLGAPIVVLRKFDPVAWIRLVREHRVTNTFSAPTQVKRIVSLPAEELAKADMSSMITLIANAAPVPYALKEEVFEKLGTTFLFEVYGSTELGVDTVLKPEDQLRKPGSCGKPYGGIELRAVRDDGTNCDLGEPGELFVRTTLAMDGYHRTAEQLTEIAGSEWKSVGDIAYLDDEGFVYICDRKKDMIISGGVNIYPAEIEAVLYGHPYVLDVAVFGIPDDEWGERVHAIVQAKAGTTIDLEELRAFAEERLGGYKRPRAYELRDSLPRTDSGKLLKRVLRDEYWQGRSKV; from the coding sequence ATGAACGCCGCGCCCGACGTGCTCGCGGTCCATGCCGAGAACCAGGGCGACGCGGTCGCGGTGATCGTCGACGGCAGCGGTGGTGCACGCGCGTCGACGACGACGTTCGCGGCGCTGAACGCGATGGTGAACCGGCTCGCGAACGGTCTGCTCGCACGCGGCGCGCAGCGCGGTCAACGGCTCGTCTGGTGCGGCCCGAACTCGCTCGAGGTGATCGCGACGATCCACGCGGCGCGCAAGCTCGGGCTCGTCGCGGTGCCGCTGTCGTATCGCTTCAACGCGGAGGAGATGGCCTACGTCATCGACAACTCCGACGCGACGCTCGTCGTCGCCGACGCGGAGTTCGCGCCGCTCGCGGCGTCGGTGCGCGGCGAGCTCGGCAAAGTCCGCCATTTCGTGAGCTTCGGCGGCCCGACTCCCGAGGGCTTCGAAGACTGGGACGCGGTGCTCGCGGGGCAATCCGACGCCGAGCCGCCGCCGGTCGCCGCGTCCGAAGCCGGCGCGCAGATGATCTACACGTCGGGCACGACCGGAAAGCCGAAGGGCGCGTTGCGCACGTCGACCGACCGCGCGCTCGTGTTCGCGCTCCTCGCGGAGCTGAACCTGCTGCACGAGCACGCTGTCCACCTCACGACCGGCCCGCTGTACCACTCGGGCCCGCTCGCCTTCGCGTCGCTCTCGCACACCCTCGGCGCGCCGATCGTCGTGCTCCGCAAGTTCGATCCCGTCGCGTGGATCCGCCTCGTACGCGAGCACCGCGTCACGAACACCTTCTCCGCGCCCACACAGGTGAAGCGCATCGTGAGCCTTCCGGCCGAAGAGCTCGCGAAGGCCGACATGAGCAGCATGATCACGCTCATCGCGAACGCGGCGCCGGTGCCGTACGCGTTGAAGGAGGAAGTCTTCGAGAAGCTCGGCACGACGTTCCTCTTCGAGGTGTACGGCTCCACCGAGCTCGGCGTCGACACCGTGCTGAAGCCCGAGGATCAGCTTCGCAAGCCGGGTTCGTGCGGCAAGCCCTACGGCGGCATCGAGCTGCGTGCGGTGCGCGACGACGGCACGAACTGCGACCTCGGCGAGCCCGGCGAGCTCTTCGTCCGCACCACTCTCGCGATGGACGGCTACCACCGCACCGCCGAGCAGCTCACCGAGATCGCGGGCAGTGAGTGGAAGTCGGTCGGCGACATCGCGTACCTCGACGACGAAGGGTTCGTCTACATCTGCGACCGCAAGAAGGACATGATCATCTCGGGCGGCGTGAACATCTATCCCGCCGAGATCGAGGCCGTGCTCTACGGCCACCCGTACGTGCTCGACGTCGCGGTGTTCGGCATCCCCGACGACGAATGGGGCGAGCGCGTGCACGCGATCGTGCAGGCGAAGGCGGGCACGACGATCGACCTCGAGGAGCTGCGCGCGTTCGCGGAGGAACGACTCGGTGGCTACAAACGTCCGCGCGCGTACGAGCTGCGCGACTCGCTGCCCCGCACCGATTCCGGCAAGCTGCTCAAGCGCGTGCTGCGCGACGAGTACTGGCAGGGCCGCAGCAAGGTCTGA